Genomic window (Streptomyces liliiviolaceus):
TCCTGCCGACCACCCGTGAACTGGGCATCGGCATCACCGCGTACGGCGTGCTGTCCCGCGGTCTGATCTCCGGGCACTTCACCCCCGACCGGCAGCTCGCGGCCAACGACTTCCGCGCCCACAGCCCCCGCTTCCAGGGCGACAACCTCCGCCACAACCTGGACCTCGTCGAGGCGCTGCGGAAGATCGCCGAGCAGAAGGGCGCGTCCGTCGCGCAGATCGCCATCGCCTGGGCGCTGTCGCGCGGCGAGGACATCGTGCCGCTGGTGGGCGCCCGGACCCGCGAGCGGCTGACGGAGGCGCTCGGCGCGCTCGACGTCACCCTCGACGCCGCCGACCTCACCGCGATCGAGGAGGCCGTCCCGGCCGGCTCGGCGGCGGGCGAGCGCTACCCGGCCGCGCAGATGGCACACCTCGACAGCGAGCGCTGACGACGCCGCCGGTACGGTCATCACCATGGCGACCACCGAGATCCTGACCGCCGAGCGCATCCTTGAGGTGACCGAGGAGGTGCTGCGCCGCCACGGCCCCGCGAAGGCCACCGTGGTGGACGTGGCCCGCGCGCTCGGCGTCAGCCACGGCAGCGTCTACCGGCACTTCCGTACGAAGGCGGCGCTGCGGGAGGCGGTCACGAAGCGCTGGCTGGACCGTACGTCGGCCGTCCTCGAAGGGATCGTGGCGCAGGACCGCGACCCGGAGGCCCGGCTGCGCGACTGGCTCGCGGCCCTGTTCACCGCCAAACGCCGCAAGGCGGGCGACGACCCCGAGCTGTTCGCCACCTACATGGTGCTGACCGGGGAGAGCGGCGAGGCGGTCGGTGAGCACATCGACGCTCTCACCGGCCAGCTCACGACGATCGTCCGGTCAGGCGTCGACGCCGGCACCTTCGCCGCCGCCGACCCCGCCGTCACCGCCCGCGCCCTCTTCCAGGCCACGGACCGCTACCACGACCCGTGCCACGCCCGCGAGTGGGAACAGCCCGGGATCGAGGGCGAGTTCGCGGCCGTCGTGGACCTGGTGGTGCGGGGTCTGAGGGCCTGAGGGTCTGAGAGCCGGGGGGGCTGAGGGGCTGACCGGCTCAGGCTCCGGCCGGGTCCACCGTCGCCTGGTGCGCCTCCGCGAGATGCTCCTCGGCCTTCAGCCAGGGCA
Coding sequences:
- a CDS encoding TetR family transcriptional regulator — translated: MATTEILTAERILEVTEEVLRRHGPAKATVVDVARALGVSHGSVYRHFRTKAALREAVTKRWLDRTSAVLEGIVAQDRDPEARLRDWLAALFTAKRRKAGDDPELFATYMVLTGESGEAVGEHIDALTGQLTTIVRSGVDAGTFAAADPAVTARALFQATDRYHDPCHAREWEQPGIEGEFAAVVDLVVRGLRA